CTCGTAGGTTTGCACCACCATCGGGTTGGGGTTGGGTTGCTGCTGCAACAAGGCAATGCGGGATTCCAAAAACAGTATGTCACTTTGGACTTTGTTGGCGACATCCTGTGTATTGAACGCCTGTTTTCCTATATTGAGGGTGGTCATGGATTCTATCCTTGCTGACTTAGCCGCCACTCCAGCCATTGGATGCGGCACGACAGGTGACAGTATCTACCAAGGTGGAATGTGAAAACAGTCGCAAATTTCCCGGATTTTTGTGCGCTTTGGCTTACAAAACCATCCGGGTTGATTTAACTCTGCTGTTTTTTGAGCAGGGTCAGGCTAAACATGGCGGTGGCAGATAAAACGATGGCTGGCCCGGCGGGGCTGTCCCACCAGTAGGATGCACCCAGCCCGGCCAGTACCGCCACCATGCCCAGCAGGCTGGCGATAACCGCCATCTGCTCCGGGGTGCGGCTCAGGCGACGGCTGGCGGCGGCGGGAATAATCAGCAGGGCGGTAATCAGCAGCACACCTACTACTTTCATCGCAATCGCAATCACCAGCGCCATTAACAGCATCAGCGCGGTGCGCACACGCACTACCGGAACGCCTTCTACCTGCGCCAACTCTTCATGCACGGTAATCGCCAGCAGGGGGCGCCAGAGCCAGATCAAGGCACCCAGTACCGCGAGGGAAATCACCCAAATACTGATCACATCGCCCTGGCTGACGGACAATATATCGCCGAACAAATAGGCCAGCAGGTCGATGCGGCTCTCGCTGAAAATACTGACACAGACCAGGCCGAGTGCGAGGGTAGAGTGGGAGAGAATACCGAGCAGGGTATCGGTGGCGAGGAAGCGGTTGTTTTGCAGGGCCACCAGAATCAGCGCCAACAGCAGGCAGCCGAGGGCGATGGCGAGGTTGAGGTTGATGTCGAGCAGCAGGCCAAAGGTCACACCCAGCAGTGCGGAGTGGGCGAGGGTATCGCCAAAGTAGGCCATGCGCCGCCACACGGCAAAGGCGCCCAGTGGGCCAGCAACCAATGCAACCGCGATACCGGCGAGCAGGGCGAGCAATAAAAAATCAGGCATGGTGGTCGTGTCCGCAGGAATCGCTACAACTGCCAGCAGTGTGGACATGGGCGCCTTTGGGGCGGATCACATTGCCGTGGGTATCGTGTTGGTGGTCGTGGTGATGGGTGTAAATCGCGACTTGCGGCGCCACTTGTGCGCCAATCACATCACCAAACAGCGCAAGGTAGGCCGGGTCGTTAGTGACCTGTTCCGGGTGGCCATGGCAGCACACATGCTGGTTGAGGCAAATGACCGTATCGGTCGTCGCCATCACCAAATGCAGGTCGTGGGAAACCAGTAATACGCCGCATTGGCGCTGGTTGCGAATCTCGTTAATCAGTGCATAAAGCGCCGACTGGCCGCCCACATCCACCCCTTGCACTGGCTCATCCAATACCAGTAATTGCGGGTCGCGCAGCAGTGCGCGGGCGAGTAATACCCGCTGGGTTTCGCCACCGGAAAGGGATTGGATTGGCATATCAATGAGCTTATCGATGCCGGTCAATTGCAAAATCTCGCCCAAATCCACCCGCGGTTTGCCGCCCAGTGCCAGAAAGCGCGCTACTGTCAGCGGCAGGCTGGCATCCAGGTGGAGCTTTTGAGGCATATAACCAATGCGCAAGTCCGGTGCTTTTTCGATGCTGCCTTCATCGATGCTGATCAAGCCCAGCACCGCGCGCACCAAGGTAGTTTTGCCTGCGCCGTTGGGGCCAATCAGGGTGATGATCTTGCCTGCGGCGAGATCCAGATCGGCATTCTGCAAAATATGTCGCCCATTGCGCACCACACCCAGACCGCGCGCCTTAATCAGCAGTTCACTCATGCCAGTGCCCGCTCCGGTGCATGACTGGCGCAGTTAGCGCACAGGCCGGACACTTCCAGTGCCTGGGTTTCCACGGTAAACCCGGCTTCCCGGGCGACACTGAGAATCTGCTCGCTGAGCGCTGGCTGATCCAGCTCCACGGCTATGCCGCAGTGGCGACAAATCAGGAAATGGCTTTGGTGTTGGATATTCGGTGATGGGCAGCCAATAAAGGCGTTGAGCACATTAATGCGATGGATCAGCCCCTGCTCCAGCAGGAAATCCAGCGCGCGATACACCGTCGG
The nucleotide sequence above comes from Cellvibrio sp. PSBB023. Encoded proteins:
- the znuB gene encoding zinc ABC transporter permease subunit ZnuB, whose amino-acid sequence is MPDFLLLALLAGIAVALVAGPLGAFAVWRRMAYFGDTLAHSALLGVTFGLLLDINLNLAIALGCLLLALILVALQNNRFLATDTLLGILSHSTLALGLVCVSIFSESRIDLLAYLFGDILSVSQGDVISIWVISLAVLGALIWLWRPLLAITVHEELAQVEGVPVVRVRTALMLLMALVIAIAMKVVGVLLITALLIIPAAASRRLSRTPEQMAVIASLLGMVAVLAGLGASYWWDSPAGPAIVLSATAMFSLTLLKKQQS
- the znuC gene encoding zinc ABC transporter ATP-binding protein ZnuC codes for the protein MSELLIKARGLGVVRNGRHILQNADLDLAAGKIITLIGPNGAGKTTLVRAVLGLISIDEGSIEKAPDLRIGYMPQKLHLDASLPLTVARFLALGGKPRVDLGEILQLTGIDKLIDMPIQSLSGGETQRVLLARALLRDPQLLVLDEPVQGVDVGGQSALYALINEIRNQRQCGVLLVSHDLHLVMATTDTVICLNQHVCCHGHPEQVTNDPAYLALFGDVIGAQVAPQVAIYTHHHDHQHDTHGNVIRPKGAHVHTAGSCSDSCGHDHHA
- a CDS encoding Fur family transcriptional regulator produces the protein MEHTPLACSHHDHDHCISDALEAARLLCVSRGVRLTDLRLQVLELIWQNHKPLGAYTLMEMLAKANTRRVAPPTVYRALDFLLEQGLIHRINVLNAFIGCPSPNIQHQSHFLICRHCGIAVELDQPALSEQILSVAREAGFTVETQALEVSGLCANCASHAPERALA